In Agelaius phoeniceus isolate bAgePho1 chromosome 14, bAgePho1.hap1, whole genome shotgun sequence, a single genomic region encodes these proteins:
- the ZNF711 gene encoding zinc finger protein 711 isoform X1, giving the protein MDPGGGSLGLQTQESKMPHTMIMQDFVAGMAGTAHIDGDHIVVSVPEAVLVSDVVTDDGITLDHGLAAEVVQGPDIITETDVVTEGVIVPDSVLEADVAIEEALDTSDHVLASDLITETVRVPDQVFVADLVTGPEGHLEHVVQDAVAGAESPTMVSEEVLVTNSDSEAVIQAAGTVPGSTVTIKTEDDDDGKSTSEDYLMISLDDVGEKLDHIGSTPLKISTEVANDDVAKDDGFGSEVIKVYIFKAEAEDDVEIGGTEIVTESDFHNGHSVAGVIEQGGVGRMQREKMVYMAVKDSSQEDEDISCAEIADEVYMEVIVGEEEATSLPDTQLEDSGVNKTFVPVAWAAAYGDERRLPRRYEDGQAAGNNLDTRLENKNGNATQYLQICDSISTNRVLKQKTKKRRRGEARQWQTAVIIGPDGQPLTVYPCHICGKKFKSRGFLKRHMKNHPDHMIKKKYQCTDCDFTTNKKVSFHNHLESHKLINKVDKTHEFTEYTRRYREASPLSSNKLILRDKEPKLHKCKYCDYETAEQGLLNRHLLAVHSKNFPHVCVECGKGFRHPSELKKHMRTHTGEKPYQCQHCAFRCADQSNLKTHIKTKHGTDLPFKCEHCPQAFADEKELQQHTELFQGHKTHQCPHCDHKSTNSSDLKRHIISVHTKDFPHKCEVCEKGFHRPSELKKHSETHKGKKIHQCRHCDFKTSDPFVLSGHILSVHTKDLPFKCKRCKRGFRQQNELKKHMKTHSGRKVYQCQYCEYSTTDASGFKRHVISIHTKDYPHRCEFCKKGFRRPSEKNQHIMRHHKEAIM; this is encoded by the exons ATGGATCCAGGTGGTGGAAGTCTTGGATTGCAAACACAGGAATCCAAAATGCCTCACACTATGATCATGCAAGATTTTG TGGCTGGGATGGCTGGCACTGCTCACATCGATGGAGACCACATTGTTGTGTCAGTCCCTGAAGCTGTCCTGGTTTCTGACGTGGTCACAGATGATGGGATAACCCTTGACCATGGCCTGGCAGCCGAGGTGGTCCAGGGGCCCGACATCATCACGGAGACGGACGTCGTCACCGAGGGCGTCATCGTCCCCGACTCCGTGCTGGAGGCTGACGTGGCCATCGAGGAGGCTCTGGACACCAGCGACCACGTTCTGGCCTCCGACCTGATCACAGAAACCGTGCGCGTCCCTGACCAGGTGTTTGTGGCGGACCTCGTGACGGGCCCCGAGGGACACCTGGAGCACGTGGTGCAGGACGCGGTGGCCGGGGCCGAGTCGCCCACCATGGTGTCCGAGGAGGTGCTGGTGACCAACTCGGATTCGGAGGCTGTCATCCAGGCTGCTGGGACTGTCCCTGGCTCCACCGTCACCATCAAAACCGAGGATGACGACGACGGCAAGAGCACTTCTGAAGACTACCTGATGATATCTT tggatgatgttgGAGAGAAATTGGACCATATAGGAAGCACTCCCTTGAAGATCAGTACCGAGGTGGCAAATGATGATGTTGCTAAAGATGATGGCTTTGGTTCAGAAGTTATCAAAGTCTACATATTTAAAGCTGAAGCTGAAGATGATGTTGAAATAG GTGGGACAGAAATTGTCACCGAGAGTGACTTTCACAATGGCCATTCTGTAGCTGGAGTCATTGAACAAGGAGGTGTTGGGAGAATGCAGCGAGAAAAAATGGTTTACATGGCTGTTAAGGACTCTTCTCAGGAAGATGAAGATATTA gctgtgctgaaaTAGCAGATGAAGTTTATATGGAAGTTATTGTAGGGGAAGAAGAAGCCACATCCCTTCCAGACACCCAGCTTGAGGACTCTGGCGTGAATAAAACGTTTGTCCCCGTTGCTTGGGCTGCTGCTTACG GAGATGAAAGGAGGCTTCCCCGAAGATACGAAGATGGTCAAGCGGCAG GAAATAACTTGGATACACGATTAGAAAACAAAAACGGTAATGCAACACAGTACCTGCAGATTTGTGATAGCATTAGCACTAATAGAGTGctcaaacaaaaaaccaagaaaaggaggagaggagaggccaGGCAATGGCAAACAG CTGTTATAATAGGTCCTGATGGACAGCCCTTAACAGTTTACCCTTGTCATATTTGtgggaaaaaatttaaatccaGAGGATTCTTGAAAAGGCATATGAAGAACCATCCCGATCATATGATCAAGAAGAAATACCAGTGTACAGACTGTGACTTTACAACTAACAAAAAAGTAAGTTTCCACAATCATCTGGAAAGCCATAAACTTATAAATAAAGTTGATAAAACGCACGAGTTTACAGAGTACACGAGAAGATACAGAGAGGCGAGCCCGTTGAGTTCCAATAAACTCATCCTGAGGGACAAGGAGCCCAAGCTGCACAAGTGCAAATATTGTGACTATGAgactgcagagcaggggctgctcaaCAGGCACCTGCTGGCAGTCCATAGCAAGAACTTCCCTCATGTGTGCGTGGAGTGCGGGAAGGGCTTCCGCCACCCCTCGGAGCTGAAAAAGCACATGAGGACCCACACGGGGGAAAAGCCATACCAGTGTCAGCACTGCGCGTTCAGGTGCGCTGACCAGTCCAACCTGAAAACTCACATCAAAACCAAACATGGCACCGACCTGCCCTTTAAATGTGAGCACTGTCCCCAGGCCTTCGCCGACgagaaggagctgcagcagcacaccGAGCTCTTCCAAGGCCATAAGACTCACCAGTGTCCCCACTGTGACCACAAGAGCACCAACTCCAGCGACCTGAAGCGACACATCATTTCAGTGCACACCAAGGATTTTCCCCACAAGTGTGAGGTGTGTGAGAAAGGCTTCCACCGGCCCTCGGAGCTCAAAAAGCATAGTGAGACCCATAAAGGGAAAAAGATCCACCAGTGTAGGCACTGTGACTTCAAAACCTCCGACCCCTTTGTGCTCAGTGGGCACATCCTCTCCGTTCACACCAAGGACCTGCCTTTTAAATGCAAACGCTGTAAAAGGGGCTTCAGGCAGCAGAACGAACTGAAGAAGCACATGAAGACCCACAGTGGCAGGAAGGTGTACCAGTGCCAGTACTGTGAGTACAGCACCACGGACGCGTCGGGCTTTAAGCGCCACGTCATCTCCATCCACACCAAAGACTACCCCCACAGGTGTGAGTTCTGCAAAAAGGGCTTCCGCAGGCCCTCCGAGAAAAATCAGCACATCATGAGGCACCACAAAGAGGCCATCATGTGA
- the ZNF711 gene encoding zinc finger protein 711 isoform X2, with the protein MDPGGGSLGLQTQESKMPHTMIMQDFVAGMAGTAHIDGDHIVVSVPEAVLVSDVVTDDGITLDHGLAAEVVQGPDIITETDVVTEGVIVPDSVLEADVAIEEALDTSDHVLASDLITETVRVPDQVFVADLVTGPEGHLEHVVQDAVAGAESPTMVSEEVLVTNSDSEAVIQAAGTVPGSTVTIKTEDDDDGKSTSEDYLMISLDDVGEKLDHIGSTPLKISTEVANDDVAKDDGFGSEVIKVYIFKAEAEDDVEIGGTEIVTESDFHNGHSVAGVIEQGGVGRMQREKMVYMAVKDSSQEDEDISCAEIADEVYMEVIVGEEEATSLPDTQLEDSGVNKTFVPVAWAAAYGDERRLPRRYEDGQAAGNNLDTRLENKNAVIIGPDGQPLTVYPCHICGKKFKSRGFLKRHMKNHPDHMIKKKYQCTDCDFTTNKKVSFHNHLESHKLINKVDKTHEFTEYTRRYREASPLSSNKLILRDKEPKLHKCKYCDYETAEQGLLNRHLLAVHSKNFPHVCVECGKGFRHPSELKKHMRTHTGEKPYQCQHCAFRCADQSNLKTHIKTKHGTDLPFKCEHCPQAFADEKELQQHTELFQGHKTHQCPHCDHKSTNSSDLKRHIISVHTKDFPHKCEVCEKGFHRPSELKKHSETHKGKKIHQCRHCDFKTSDPFVLSGHILSVHTKDLPFKCKRCKRGFRQQNELKKHMKTHSGRKVYQCQYCEYSTTDASGFKRHVISIHTKDYPHRCEFCKKGFRRPSEKNQHIMRHHKEAIM; encoded by the exons ATGGATCCAGGTGGTGGAAGTCTTGGATTGCAAACACAGGAATCCAAAATGCCTCACACTATGATCATGCAAGATTTTG TGGCTGGGATGGCTGGCACTGCTCACATCGATGGAGACCACATTGTTGTGTCAGTCCCTGAAGCTGTCCTGGTTTCTGACGTGGTCACAGATGATGGGATAACCCTTGACCATGGCCTGGCAGCCGAGGTGGTCCAGGGGCCCGACATCATCACGGAGACGGACGTCGTCACCGAGGGCGTCATCGTCCCCGACTCCGTGCTGGAGGCTGACGTGGCCATCGAGGAGGCTCTGGACACCAGCGACCACGTTCTGGCCTCCGACCTGATCACAGAAACCGTGCGCGTCCCTGACCAGGTGTTTGTGGCGGACCTCGTGACGGGCCCCGAGGGACACCTGGAGCACGTGGTGCAGGACGCGGTGGCCGGGGCCGAGTCGCCCACCATGGTGTCCGAGGAGGTGCTGGTGACCAACTCGGATTCGGAGGCTGTCATCCAGGCTGCTGGGACTGTCCCTGGCTCCACCGTCACCATCAAAACCGAGGATGACGACGACGGCAAGAGCACTTCTGAAGACTACCTGATGATATCTT tggatgatgttgGAGAGAAATTGGACCATATAGGAAGCACTCCCTTGAAGATCAGTACCGAGGTGGCAAATGATGATGTTGCTAAAGATGATGGCTTTGGTTCAGAAGTTATCAAAGTCTACATATTTAAAGCTGAAGCTGAAGATGATGTTGAAATAG GTGGGACAGAAATTGTCACCGAGAGTGACTTTCACAATGGCCATTCTGTAGCTGGAGTCATTGAACAAGGAGGTGTTGGGAGAATGCAGCGAGAAAAAATGGTTTACATGGCTGTTAAGGACTCTTCTCAGGAAGATGAAGATATTA gctgtgctgaaaTAGCAGATGAAGTTTATATGGAAGTTATTGTAGGGGAAGAAGAAGCCACATCCCTTCCAGACACCCAGCTTGAGGACTCTGGCGTGAATAAAACGTTTGTCCCCGTTGCTTGGGCTGCTGCTTACG GAGATGAAAGGAGGCTTCCCCGAAGATACGAAGATGGTCAAGCGGCAG GAAATAACTTGGATACACGATTAGAAAACAAAAACG CTGTTATAATAGGTCCTGATGGACAGCCCTTAACAGTTTACCCTTGTCATATTTGtgggaaaaaatttaaatccaGAGGATTCTTGAAAAGGCATATGAAGAACCATCCCGATCATATGATCAAGAAGAAATACCAGTGTACAGACTGTGACTTTACAACTAACAAAAAAGTAAGTTTCCACAATCATCTGGAAAGCCATAAACTTATAAATAAAGTTGATAAAACGCACGAGTTTACAGAGTACACGAGAAGATACAGAGAGGCGAGCCCGTTGAGTTCCAATAAACTCATCCTGAGGGACAAGGAGCCCAAGCTGCACAAGTGCAAATATTGTGACTATGAgactgcagagcaggggctgctcaaCAGGCACCTGCTGGCAGTCCATAGCAAGAACTTCCCTCATGTGTGCGTGGAGTGCGGGAAGGGCTTCCGCCACCCCTCGGAGCTGAAAAAGCACATGAGGACCCACACGGGGGAAAAGCCATACCAGTGTCAGCACTGCGCGTTCAGGTGCGCTGACCAGTCCAACCTGAAAACTCACATCAAAACCAAACATGGCACCGACCTGCCCTTTAAATGTGAGCACTGTCCCCAGGCCTTCGCCGACgagaaggagctgcagcagcacaccGAGCTCTTCCAAGGCCATAAGACTCACCAGTGTCCCCACTGTGACCACAAGAGCACCAACTCCAGCGACCTGAAGCGACACATCATTTCAGTGCACACCAAGGATTTTCCCCACAAGTGTGAGGTGTGTGAGAAAGGCTTCCACCGGCCCTCGGAGCTCAAAAAGCATAGTGAGACCCATAAAGGGAAAAAGATCCACCAGTGTAGGCACTGTGACTTCAAAACCTCCGACCCCTTTGTGCTCAGTGGGCACATCCTCTCCGTTCACACCAAGGACCTGCCTTTTAAATGCAAACGCTGTAAAAGGGGCTTCAGGCAGCAGAACGAACTGAAGAAGCACATGAAGACCCACAGTGGCAGGAAGGTGTACCAGTGCCAGTACTGTGAGTACAGCACCACGGACGCGTCGGGCTTTAAGCGCCACGTCATCTCCATCCACACCAAAGACTACCCCCACAGGTGTGAGTTCTGCAAAAAGGGCTTCCGCAGGCCCTCCGAGAAAAATCAGCACATCATGAGGCACCACAAAGAGGCCATCATGTGA
- the ZNF711 gene encoding zinc finger protein 711 isoform X3 codes for MDWELAIHGESGHHTPENSLAVDDVGEKLDHIGSTPLKISTEVANDDVAKDDGFGSEVIKVYIFKAEAEDDVEIGGTEIVTESDFHNGHSVAGVIEQGGVGRMQREKMVYMAVKDSSQEDEDISCAEIADEVYMEVIVGEEEATSLPDTQLEDSGVNKTFVPVAWAAAYGDERRLPRRYEDGQAAGNNLDTRLENKNGNATQYLQICDSISTNRVLKQKTKKRRRGEARQWQTAVIIGPDGQPLTVYPCHICGKKFKSRGFLKRHMKNHPDHMIKKKYQCTDCDFTTNKKVSFHNHLESHKLINKVDKTHEFTEYTRRYREASPLSSNKLILRDKEPKLHKCKYCDYETAEQGLLNRHLLAVHSKNFPHVCVECGKGFRHPSELKKHMRTHTGEKPYQCQHCAFRCADQSNLKTHIKTKHGTDLPFKCEHCPQAFADEKELQQHTELFQGHKTHQCPHCDHKSTNSSDLKRHIISVHTKDFPHKCEVCEKGFHRPSELKKHSETHKGKKIHQCRHCDFKTSDPFVLSGHILSVHTKDLPFKCKRCKRGFRQQNELKKHMKTHSGRKVYQCQYCEYSTTDASGFKRHVISIHTKDYPHRCEFCKKGFRRPSEKNQHIMRHHKEAIM; via the exons ATGGATTGGGAGCTGGCAATCCACGGTGAATCTGGACATCACACACCTGAAAACAGCCTAGCAG tggatgatgttgGAGAGAAATTGGACCATATAGGAAGCACTCCCTTGAAGATCAGTACCGAGGTGGCAAATGATGATGTTGCTAAAGATGATGGCTTTGGTTCAGAAGTTATCAAAGTCTACATATTTAAAGCTGAAGCTGAAGATGATGTTGAAATAG GTGGGACAGAAATTGTCACCGAGAGTGACTTTCACAATGGCCATTCTGTAGCTGGAGTCATTGAACAAGGAGGTGTTGGGAGAATGCAGCGAGAAAAAATGGTTTACATGGCTGTTAAGGACTCTTCTCAGGAAGATGAAGATATTA gctgtgctgaaaTAGCAGATGAAGTTTATATGGAAGTTATTGTAGGGGAAGAAGAAGCCACATCCCTTCCAGACACCCAGCTTGAGGACTCTGGCGTGAATAAAACGTTTGTCCCCGTTGCTTGGGCTGCTGCTTACG GAGATGAAAGGAGGCTTCCCCGAAGATACGAAGATGGTCAAGCGGCAG GAAATAACTTGGATACACGATTAGAAAACAAAAACGGTAATGCAACACAGTACCTGCAGATTTGTGATAGCATTAGCACTAATAGAGTGctcaaacaaaaaaccaagaaaaggaggagaggagaggccaGGCAATGGCAAACAG CTGTTATAATAGGTCCTGATGGACAGCCCTTAACAGTTTACCCTTGTCATATTTGtgggaaaaaatttaaatccaGAGGATTCTTGAAAAGGCATATGAAGAACCATCCCGATCATATGATCAAGAAGAAATACCAGTGTACAGACTGTGACTTTACAACTAACAAAAAAGTAAGTTTCCACAATCATCTGGAAAGCCATAAACTTATAAATAAAGTTGATAAAACGCACGAGTTTACAGAGTACACGAGAAGATACAGAGAGGCGAGCCCGTTGAGTTCCAATAAACTCATCCTGAGGGACAAGGAGCCCAAGCTGCACAAGTGCAAATATTGTGACTATGAgactgcagagcaggggctgctcaaCAGGCACCTGCTGGCAGTCCATAGCAAGAACTTCCCTCATGTGTGCGTGGAGTGCGGGAAGGGCTTCCGCCACCCCTCGGAGCTGAAAAAGCACATGAGGACCCACACGGGGGAAAAGCCATACCAGTGTCAGCACTGCGCGTTCAGGTGCGCTGACCAGTCCAACCTGAAAACTCACATCAAAACCAAACATGGCACCGACCTGCCCTTTAAATGTGAGCACTGTCCCCAGGCCTTCGCCGACgagaaggagctgcagcagcacaccGAGCTCTTCCAAGGCCATAAGACTCACCAGTGTCCCCACTGTGACCACAAGAGCACCAACTCCAGCGACCTGAAGCGACACATCATTTCAGTGCACACCAAGGATTTTCCCCACAAGTGTGAGGTGTGTGAGAAAGGCTTCCACCGGCCCTCGGAGCTCAAAAAGCATAGTGAGACCCATAAAGGGAAAAAGATCCACCAGTGTAGGCACTGTGACTTCAAAACCTCCGACCCCTTTGTGCTCAGTGGGCACATCCTCTCCGTTCACACCAAGGACCTGCCTTTTAAATGCAAACGCTGTAAAAGGGGCTTCAGGCAGCAGAACGAACTGAAGAAGCACATGAAGACCCACAGTGGCAGGAAGGTGTACCAGTGCCAGTACTGTGAGTACAGCACCACGGACGCGTCGGGCTTTAAGCGCCACGTCATCTCCATCCACACCAAAGACTACCCCCACAGGTGTGAGTTCTGCAAAAAGGGCTTCCGCAGGCCCTCCGAGAAAAATCAGCACATCATGAGGCACCACAAAGAGGCCATCATGTGA